In one window of Streptomyces griseus subsp. griseus DNA:
- a CDS encoding nucleobase:cation symporter-2 family protein, producing MAAEPRFRKDADAAAPDVTDDAVTAAEAAGADRKHPVDETLPPLKMFTSGLQHVAAMYAGVVAPPLIVGPAVGLTAKETAFLMGASLFTAGIATLLQTIGFWKVGARLPFVNGVSFAGVAPMIAIGKDRGHDGIAVIFGAIIVASVLGFLLAPYFCKLVRFFPPVVTGTVITLIGVSLLPVAFNWSQGGNATADDYGSMTNITMAAVTLVIVLALRKLLRGFLQQIAILLGLVIGTLIAIPAGITDFSAIKNADVVGFPTPFAFGAPQFEIAAIISMCIVMLVCMTESTADMLALGKIVGRPADEKIIEGGLRADTLGSAISPIFNGFMCSAFAQNVGLVAMTKIRSRFVVAAGGGILILLGLVPVAASVIALVPLPVLGGAGIVLFGTVAASGIQTLATAAMEKGENALIVAAALGIGLIPIAAPQFYHAFPDSLLVVLDSGISTGCVVAIVLNLAFNHFGRKLDAEDEERANGEHVVPAASGVGVH from the coding sequence GTGGCCGCTGAGCCCAGGTTTCGCAAAGACGCAGATGCAGCCGCCCCCGACGTGACGGACGATGCCGTCACAGCAGCAGAAGCAGCAGGTGCCGACCGGAAGCATCCGGTCGACGAGACCCTTCCCCCACTGAAGATGTTCACCAGCGGCCTCCAGCACGTGGCCGCCATGTACGCCGGGGTGGTGGCACCACCCCTGATCGTGGGGCCGGCCGTCGGTCTCACCGCCAAGGAGACCGCCTTCCTGATGGGGGCGAGCCTCTTCACCGCGGGCATCGCCACCCTGCTCCAGACCATCGGCTTCTGGAAGGTCGGCGCCCGGCTGCCCTTCGTCAACGGCGTCTCGTTCGCCGGTGTGGCGCCGATGATCGCGATAGGCAAGGACCGGGGACACGACGGGATCGCCGTGATCTTCGGCGCGATCATCGTCGCGAGCGTGCTGGGCTTCCTCCTCGCCCCGTACTTCTGCAAACTGGTCCGGTTCTTCCCCCCGGTCGTCACCGGCACCGTCATCACCCTGATCGGTGTCTCGCTCCTGCCGGTCGCCTTCAACTGGTCCCAGGGCGGCAACGCGACGGCGGACGACTACGGCTCGATGACCAACATCACCATGGCCGCCGTGACCCTGGTGATCGTGCTGGCCCTGCGCAAACTGCTGCGCGGCTTCCTCCAGCAGATCGCGATCCTGCTCGGTCTGGTCATCGGCACCCTGATCGCCATCCCCGCCGGCATCACCGACTTCAGCGCCATCAAGAACGCCGACGTCGTCGGCTTCCCGACGCCGTTCGCCTTCGGCGCCCCGCAGTTCGAGATCGCCGCCATCATCTCCATGTGCATCGTGATGCTGGTCTGCATGACCGAGTCCACCGCGGACATGCTGGCCCTCGGCAAGATCGTCGGCCGCCCGGCCGACGAGAAGATCATCGAGGGCGGCCTGCGCGCCGACACCCTGGGCAGCGCGATCAGCCCGATCTTCAACGGGTTCATGTGCAGTGCCTTCGCCCAGAACGTCGGCCTCGTCGCCATGACGAAGATCCGCAGCCGCTTCGTCGTCGCGGCGGGCGGCGGCATCCTCATCCTGCTCGGCCTGGTCCCGGTCGCCGCCTCCGTCATCGCCCTCGTACCGCTGCCGGTGCTCGGCGGCGCGGGCATCGTCCTCTTCGGTACGGTCGCGGCCAGCGGCATCCAGACCCTGGCCACCGCCGCGATGGAGAAGGGCGAGAACGCGCTGATCGTGGCGGCGGCCCTCGGTATCGGCCTGATCCCGATCGCGGCGCCGCAGTTCTACCACGCCTTCCCGGACAGCCTGCTGGTCGTCCTCGACTCGGGCATCTCGACCGGGTGCGTGGTCGCCATCGTGCTGAACCTCGCCTTCAACCACTTCGGCCGCAAGCTGGACGCGGAGGACGAGGAGCGGGCGAACGGCGAACACGTGGTCCCGGCGGCCTCGGGGGTGGGCGTCCACTGA
- a CDS encoding chitosanase has product MNRIVRVLRLPLTAALLTAATLTGCSGPASEAGGTEAGLADPAKKRIAMRLVSSAENSSLDWEAQYPYIEDIGDGRGYTAGIIGFCSGTGDLRKVVERYGKARPGNPLERFLPALRAVEGSDSHAGLGEPFTRAWAEAAEDSAFRAAQDGERDAAYFDPAVGRAAEDGLGALGQFIHYDAYVMHGPGDTEGSVGFRTIRREAMAAARTPARGGDEEAYLNAFLDARVAAIGREPSHTDTSRVESAQRVFVREGKLGLETPLRWKVYGDSYRIDEG; this is encoded by the coding sequence GTGAACCGCATCGTCCGCGTCCTGCGCCTTCCCCTCACCGCCGCCCTCCTCACGGCCGCCACCCTGACCGGCTGCTCCGGACCGGCCTCCGAGGCGGGCGGTACGGAGGCCGGGCTGGCCGACCCGGCGAAGAAGCGGATCGCCATGCGGCTGGTCTCCAGCGCGGAGAACTCCTCGCTGGACTGGGAGGCGCAGTACCCGTACATCGAGGACATCGGTGACGGCCGGGGGTACACGGCGGGCATCATCGGGTTCTGCTCCGGCACCGGTGACCTGCGGAAGGTCGTCGAACGGTACGGGAAGGCCCGCCCCGGCAACCCGCTGGAGCGGTTCCTGCCCGCCCTGCGCGCGGTGGAGGGCAGCGACTCGCACGCCGGGCTCGGCGAACCGTTCACGCGGGCGTGGGCGGAGGCGGCGGAGGACTCCGCCTTCCGTGCGGCCCAGGACGGGGAGCGGGACGCCGCCTACTTCGATCCGGCGGTGGGCCGGGCGGCGGAGGACGGGCTCGGGGCGCTGGGACAGTTCATCCACTACGACGCGTACGTGATGCACGGCCCGGGTGACACGGAGGGCTCGGTCGGCTTCCGGACGATACGCCGCGAGGCGATGGCGGCGGCCCGGACGCCCGCGCGGGGCGGCGACGAGGAGGCGTATCTGAACGCGTTCCTCGACGCCCGGGTGGCCGCGATCGGCCGGGAGCCGTCGCACACCGACACCAGCAGGGTGGAGAGCGCCCAGCGGGTCTTCGTACGGGAGGGGAAGCTCGGGCTGGAGACGCCGTTGCGGTGGAAGGTCTACGGGGACAGCTACCGCATCGACGAGGGCTGA
- a CDS encoding alpha/beta fold hydrolase: MEDQSVVDVGDVRLAYRTWGDPFGSPVVLLHGLGGSAADWEAAGPLLGQEWRVFALDLRGHGESDWPDEYDLELMAEDVVGFLDELELNRVGLVGHGMGGVVARLLAHEHSDRVERLVLIETPAPFPGDPGPAGRPEGPVDYDENAVPAVRDQLAGPGPDAPEGLGEIVAPTMIITGGPESRMPQERQADMASLIPDCRLITVPGGHRMHETRADQVAAHITEFFTS, from the coding sequence ATGGAAGATCAGTCAGTTGTGGATGTCGGCGATGTGCGCCTCGCGTACCGGACCTGGGGCGATCCGTTCGGTTCGCCCGTCGTGCTGCTGCACGGCCTCGGCGGTTCCGCCGCGGACTGGGAGGCGGCCGGCCCCCTGCTGGGCCAGGAGTGGCGGGTCTTCGCCCTGGACCTGCGCGGCCACGGCGAGAGCGACTGGCCCGACGAGTACGACCTGGAGCTGATGGCCGAGGACGTCGTCGGCTTCCTCGACGAGCTGGAGCTGAACCGGGTGGGCCTGGTGGGCCACGGCATGGGCGGTGTCGTCGCCCGGCTGCTGGCCCACGAGCACTCGGACCGGGTGGAGCGGCTGGTGCTGATCGAGACCCCGGCCCCGTTCCCCGGCGACCCCGGCCCGGCCGGGCGGCCCGAGGGCCCGGTGGACTACGACGAGAACGCGGTGCCCGCCGTACGCGACCAGCTCGCCGGCCCCGGCCCGGACGCGCCCGAAGGGCTCGGCGAGATCGTCGCCCCCACGATGATCATCACCGGCGGCCCGGAGAGCCGGATGCCGCAGGAGCGCCAGGCCGACATGGCCTCCCTGATCCCGGACTGCCGGCTGATCACGGTCCCCGGCGGCCACCGCATGCACGAGACCCGGGCGGATCAGGTGGCCGCCCACATCACGGAGTTCTTCACCAGCTGA
- a CDS encoding HEAT repeat domain-containing protein: MIGTMDFDHARFLAELDAQPWASYTHAYGSAEDVPDCLRALAGDDDEAAEEAQSELYGSILHQGSVYEASAKAVPFLARIAAAGIRTPDVLLLIGGIAEGGADPGGSAPEESDEVACRRAVVAQLPLLLASVVHEDRAVRQAAAWAVGATGAAGAGRAVPVLRDRTAVESDPLVRAELLTAMAQLDPEGTASAAMEAVGPDSPPELRIAAVLACVDGGLSWTPAHQEAVLALLPLDRLVADRFDLSRAEPLHHITLTLLDRDGEADREAVFALLDAALRGEDSQARTEAVWAAATACELSRSAPARLGPALISVATDGGAAAGADDVSGALAALGKLGPYGAPAAEVLAARAAGEGDAADRALEVLVAVDPVRAAPLLARELESRPRALGAACGGPTGSSPVVPYDAALLVAVRRRLSTLGPGVPTPFRLAALLTAWGRDAAGAVPELLAALPAHPRLLPGVLVAVCPPERRAEVADALRTRTGTGPAEDRIEAARALHELTGDHSLLLPLLAERLAGSAGGGGGADARIREAATAAGAVGPAAVPLVPALRAALNPPGTERNNPQMDDDIAVAVALHRITGDATDVVPVLAGVLGDGEGLWRRWTLVRAAQAAADLGPAARGLVPVLEALLTDPEQVPSAVRALHAIAPDGLDTGRVTGLLLDAAEAGTAPFEAVDTLVALGVDTLSEEHRARLTELGERDRRVVSSGVDGTIEAADERLRARVRAAVSRR, encoded by the coding sequence ATGATCGGCACCATGGACTTCGACCACGCCCGGTTCCTCGCCGAACTGGACGCCCAACCCTGGGCGTCGTACACCCACGCCTACGGCAGCGCCGAGGACGTCCCCGACTGCCTGCGCGCCCTCGCCGGGGACGACGACGAGGCGGCCGAGGAGGCGCAGAGCGAGCTGTACGGCTCCATCCTGCACCAGGGTTCGGTGTACGAGGCGTCGGCGAAGGCGGTGCCGTTCCTGGCCCGGATCGCGGCGGCGGGCATCCGTACGCCGGATGTGCTCCTGCTGATCGGCGGGATAGCGGAGGGCGGCGCGGACCCGGGCGGGAGCGCGCCCGAGGAGAGCGACGAGGTGGCCTGCCGCCGGGCCGTCGTCGCTCAACTCCCGCTGCTCCTGGCCTCGGTGGTCCACGAGGACCGTGCCGTACGTCAGGCTGCGGCCTGGGCGGTGGGGGCGACGGGGGCGGCCGGGGCCGGCCGCGCCGTGCCGGTGCTCCGCGACCGGACGGCCGTCGAGAGCGACCCGCTGGTCCGTGCCGAACTCCTCACCGCCATGGCTCAGTTGGACCCCGAGGGCACCGCCTCGGCGGCGATGGAGGCCGTCGGCCCGGACAGCCCGCCGGAGCTGCGGATCGCGGCCGTGCTGGCCTGCGTGGACGGCGGGCTGTCCTGGACCCCGGCCCACCAGGAGGCGGTGCTGGCCCTGCTTCCCCTGGACCGCCTGGTCGCCGACCGGTTCGACCTCTCCCGCGCCGAGCCCCTGCACCACATCACCCTGACCCTGCTGGACCGGGACGGCGAGGCGGACCGGGAGGCGGTCTTCGCGCTGCTGGATGCCGCGTTGCGCGGAGAGGACTCCCAGGCCCGTACGGAGGCGGTGTGGGCGGCCGCGACGGCGTGCGAGCTCTCCCGCAGTGCGCCCGCGCGGCTGGGCCCCGCGCTGATATCGGTGGCCACGGACGGCGGGGCGGCCGCCGGGGCGGACGACGTGTCCGGCGCCCTGGCCGCGCTCGGGAAGCTCGGGCCGTACGGGGCCCCCGCCGCCGAGGTGCTGGCGGCCCGCGCGGCGGGGGAGGGCGATGCGGCGGACCGCGCCCTCGAAGTGCTGGTCGCCGTCGACCCGGTACGGGCCGCGCCCCTGCTCGCCCGGGAGCTGGAGAGCCGGCCTCGGGCGCTGGGAGCGGCGTGCGGCGGGCCCACCGGTTCCTCCCCGGTCGTGCCGTACGACGCCGCGTTGCTGGTGGCCGTCCGGCGGCGGCTCTCCACGCTGGGGCCCGGCGTCCCCACCCCGTTCCGGTTGGCGGCGCTGCTCACGGCCTGGGGCCGGGACGCGGCGGGCGCCGTGCCCGAGCTGCTCGCCGCACTGCCGGCACACCCCCGGCTGCTGCCCGGGGTGCTGGTGGCCGTCTGCCCGCCCGAGCGCCGCGCCGAGGTCGCGGACGCGCTGCGGACACGGACGGGGACCGGCCCGGCGGAGGACCGGATCGAGGCGGCCCGTGCCCTCCATGAACTGACCGGCGACCACAGCCTGTTGCTGCCCCTGCTCGCCGAGCGGCTGGCGGGGAGTGCCGGGGGTGGCGGGGGCGCCGACGCGAGGATACGTGAGGCGGCGACGGCCGCCGGAGCTGTCGGGCCCGCCGCCGTACCGCTCGTACCCGCACTGCGCGCCGCGCTCAACCCTCCCGGCACCGAGCGGAACAACCCGCAGATGGACGACGACATCGCGGTCGCCGTCGCCCTGCACCGCATCACCGGCGACGCGACGGACGTGGTGCCGGTGCTGGCCGGGGTGCTCGGTGACGGCGAGGGGCTCTGGCGCCGCTGGACGCTGGTCCGCGCGGCACAGGCCGCCGCGGACCTCGGCCCGGCGGCCCGGGGGCTCGTCCCCGTACTGGAAGCACTGCTCACCGACCCCGAACAGGTGCCGTCGGCGGTCCGCGCGCTGCACGCCATCGCCCCCGACGGGCTGGACACCGGCCGTGTCACCGGTCTTCTGCTGGACGCGGCGGAAGCGGGCACCGCCCCCTTCGAGGCCGTGGACACGCTGGTGGCGCTCGGCGTGGACACGCTCTCCGAGGAGCACCGGGCGCGGCTCACGGAGCTGGGGGAGCGGGACCGGAGAGTGGTGAGTTCCGGGGTGGACGGCACGATCGAGGCGGCCGACGAACGGCTGCGCGCCCGGGTGCGCGCGGCGGTCAGCCGGAGATGA
- a CDS encoding VOC family protein codes for MTILKTYARLWTDDLDQALPLLEELTGERPHLRLAFHEIALAALGNFLVIAGPAEERARYAHASATVVVDDLDALQATLASAGAAITTPTTGGPTGRFLYARHADGAEVEYVEWTPDLVQRIISG; via the coding sequence ATGACCATCCTCAAGACCTACGCACGCCTCTGGACCGACGACCTCGACCAGGCGTTGCCGCTGCTGGAGGAGCTCACCGGCGAGCGGCCCCACCTGCGGCTGGCGTTCCACGAGATCGCCCTCGCCGCCCTCGGGAACTTCCTGGTCATCGCGGGACCGGCCGAGGAACGCGCGCGGTACGCCCACGCCTCGGCCACCGTCGTCGTCGACGACCTCGACGCCCTCCAGGCCACGCTGGCCTCCGCCGGAGCCGCCATCACCACCCCGACGACCGGCGGACCGACGGGGCGGTTCCTCTACGCCCGTCATGCGGACGGGGCCGAGGTCGAGTACGTCGAGTGGACCCCCGACCTGGTCCAGCGGATCATCTCCGGCTGA
- a CDS encoding TIGR03086 family metal-binding protein, which translates to MNSDSAHASTALDLEPAARRITGLLGAIDDALLDGPTPCPDYAVRELLGHLTALATAFRDAARKDLGPSTAVSPGTLLPVLHGDWREVLPRRLEEVAAAWRSPDAWTGMTRAGGVELPGEVAGLVALDELVIHGWDLARATGQPYEAGETELRSCAALLTPVDDAPDRGGIFGPPVPVPEEAPLLDRVIGLSGRLPEWRPRG; encoded by the coding sequence ATGAACTCCGACAGCGCGCATGCCTCTACCGCCCTCGACCTGGAGCCGGCCGCCCGGCGGATCACCGGCCTGCTCGGTGCGATCGACGACGCCCTGCTGGACGGTCCCACGCCCTGCCCGGACTATGCCGTACGGGAGCTGCTCGGCCATCTGACCGCGCTGGCCACCGCCTTCCGGGACGCCGCCCGCAAGGACCTCGGGCCGAGCACGGCCGTCTCCCCCGGCACCCTCCTGCCCGTCCTCCACGGCGACTGGCGCGAGGTGCTGCCCCGGCGGCTGGAGGAGGTGGCGGCGGCCTGGCGCTCGCCGGACGCCTGGACGGGCATGACCCGGGCGGGCGGGGTGGAGCTGCCCGGCGAGGTGGCGGGGCTCGTCGCACTCGACGAACTGGTCATCCACGGCTGGGACCTGGCCCGGGCCACGGGACAGCCGTACGAGGCCGGGGAGACCGAGCTGCGTTCCTGCGCGGCCCTGCTCACCCCGGTCGACGACGCCCCGGACCGCGGGGGCATCTTCGGCCCGCCGGTCCCGGTGCCGGAGGAGGCCCCGCTGCTGGACCGGGTGATCGGCCTCAGCGGCCGACTGCCGGAGTGGCGGCCGAGGGGCTGA
- a CDS encoding fibronectin type III domain-containing protein, with the protein MEGTTVQRPHISVALACSALLIAPLLVACGGDAEADTQPPSTPGGVTAQASSSTSVHVMWEAATDNKTVAGYEVYRGKAKVKSVPATKHMIDVDGLTASTEYTFTVRSKDAAGNLSAPSKAVPVTTQATPPKDDTPPTVPTKLTGTADGSRGATLTWGAAKDDVGVTSYDIYQEDSRIHSVPASETTAKLTGLRPGTVYTFTVRARDASDKSSADSNALDLTTGSAPGAPASTAPTGLRTEIGKEGAEFTVDLSWDQPDTGGVIPAYQLYLNGKLTTTIVWGGTPPKGRATYRLNLADPPGTRYSLKLRAKLPDGKWGDFSAQPTIVLAD; encoded by the coding sequence ATGGAAGGCACCACCGTGCAACGCCCCCACATATCTGTCGCGTTGGCCTGTTCCGCCCTGCTCATCGCCCCCCTCCTCGTGGCCTGCGGCGGTGACGCCGAAGCCGACACGCAGCCCCCCAGCACCCCCGGCGGGGTGACCGCGCAGGCCAGCAGCTCCACGTCCGTGCACGTCATGTGGGAGGCCGCCACCGACAACAAGACCGTCGCCGGTTACGAGGTCTACCGGGGCAAGGCCAAGGTCAAGAGCGTTCCGGCGACCAAGCACATGATCGACGTCGACGGGCTGACGGCCTCCACGGAGTACACCTTCACCGTCCGGTCCAAGGACGCGGCCGGGAACCTCTCCGCGCCCAGCAAGGCCGTCCCCGTCACCACCCAGGCCACCCCGCCCAAGGACGACACGCCCCCCACCGTCCCCACGAAGCTGACGGGCACCGCCGACGGCAGCCGGGGCGCCACCCTCACCTGGGGCGCGGCCAAGGACGACGTCGGCGTGACCTCGTACGACATCTACCAGGAGGACTCCAGGATCCACAGCGTCCCGGCCTCGGAGACCACGGCGAAGCTCACGGGCCTGCGCCCCGGGACCGTCTACACCTTCACCGTCCGGGCCCGCGACGCCTCCGACAAGTCCTCCGCCGACAGCAACGCCCTCGACCTCACCACCGGGTCGGCCCCCGGCGCCCCCGCGAGCACGGCCCCTACCGGGCTGCGCACGGAGATCGGCAAGGAGGGGGCGGAGTTCACGGTCGACCTCTCCTGGGACCAGCCCGACACGGGTGGTGTGATCCCCGCCTACCAGCTCTATCTGAACGGCAAGCTGACGACCACCATCGTCTGGGGCGGTACGCCCCCGAAGGGCCGGGCCACCTACCGGCTGAACCTCGCGGACCCGCCCGGCACCCGGTACTCCCTGAAGCTCAGGGCCAAGCTTCCGGACGGCAAGTGGGGCGACTTCTCGGCCCAGCCCACGATCGTCCTGGCGGACTGA
- a CDS encoding YfcC family protein: MGPGDDLSTRADAEERPPGGKTFAFPSALTILAVVTLAVWALAFLVPPGAYDRDKDGAPVQGTYHRVDSDRSFVDRLDDLFLSPVNGLYGIQDAETGVVGPDLAGELYGSAGVFLFVLAIGAFITVVFATGALDRGIGRLAHRLRDRGALLIAGVMLVFALLGTVEGFAEETLGFYGLIIPLMLALGYDRMVATGTIILGAGIGVLCSTVNPFATGVASSAADISLGDGIVLRAIMWVVLTAVTITYVIRYANRVRGNPGRSLSGFLPGDREHDAADAGEPPQLTRLHRTVLILVTLVFAFMIFSVVPWSSALTGDADATPYGFELGWSFPQLAALFLVAAVLVGIVARFGEQRLTATIIQGAADFISPALVIVLARGVTVIMNNSQITDTVLHSIEGVVSGTSSALFAVIVFLVNLPLAFLIPSTSGHATLAMPILAPLADFAGVSRAVVVTSWQAASGWMNLWVPTTAVTIGGVALAKVGYDRYLRFVWPLLAILAVLICGFVALGAVWT; the protein is encoded by the coding sequence ATGGGACCGGGAGACGACCTGAGCACACGGGCCGACGCGGAGGAGCGGCCCCCGGGCGGGAAGACGTTCGCCTTCCCCAGCGCCCTCACCATCCTGGCGGTCGTCACACTCGCCGTCTGGGCCCTGGCCTTCCTCGTCCCGCCCGGCGCCTACGACCGCGACAAGGACGGCGCCCCGGTCCAGGGCACGTACCACCGCGTCGACTCCGACCGGAGCTTCGTCGACCGGCTCGACGACCTCTTCCTCTCCCCGGTCAACGGCCTCTACGGCATCCAGGACGCGGAGACGGGCGTGGTCGGCCCGGACCTGGCGGGCGAGCTGTACGGCAGCGCGGGCGTCTTCCTCTTCGTCCTCGCCATCGGCGCGTTCATCACCGTGGTCTTCGCCACCGGCGCCCTGGACCGGGGCATCGGCCGCCTCGCCCACCGCCTGCGCGACCGGGGCGCGCTCCTGATCGCCGGGGTGATGCTGGTCTTCGCCCTGCTCGGTACGGTGGAGGGCTTCGCGGAGGAGACGCTCGGCTTCTACGGCCTGATCATCCCGCTGATGCTGGCCCTCGGCTACGACCGGATGGTGGCCACCGGCACGATCATCCTCGGCGCGGGCATCGGGGTGCTCTGCTCCACGGTCAACCCCTTCGCCACCGGAGTGGCCTCCTCCGCCGCCGACATCTCGCTCGGCGACGGCATCGTGCTGCGCGCGATCATGTGGGTGGTCCTCACGGCCGTGACGATCACCTACGTCATCCGGTACGCGAACCGTGTCCGCGGGAACCCCGGACGCTCGCTCTCCGGCTTCCTCCCCGGCGACCGCGAGCACGACGCGGCGGACGCGGGGGAGCCCCCGCAGCTGACCCGGCTCCACCGGACCGTCCTCATCCTGGTGACCCTGGTCTTCGCGTTCATGATCTTCTCGGTGGTCCCGTGGTCCAGCGCCCTCACGGGCGACGCCGACGCCACCCCGTACGGCTTCGAACTCGGCTGGTCCTTCCCGCAGCTGGCCGCACTGTTCCTGGTCGCGGCGGTCCTGGTGGGCATCGTCGCCCGGTTCGGCGAGCAGAGGCTCACCGCCACGATCATCCAGGGCGCGGCCGACTTCATCTCCCCGGCGCTCGTCATCGTGCTCGCACGAGGCGTCACCGTCATCATGAACAACTCGCAGATCACGGACACCGTGCTGCACTCCATCGAGGGCGTGGTCTCGGGCACGTCGTCGGCGCTCTTCGCCGTCATCGTCTTCCTCGTCAACCTGCCGCTGGCCTTCCTCATCCCCTCCACCTCCGGCCACGCCACCCTGGCGATGCCGATCCTGGCGCCGCTCGCCGACTTCGCGGGCGTCTCCCGCGCGGTGGTCGTCACGTCTTGGCAGGCGGCGAGCGGCTGGATGAACCTCTGGGTCCCGACGACGGCGGTCACCATCGGCGGGGTGGCGCTGGCGAAGGTCGGCTACGACCGGTACCTGCGGTTCGTCTGGCCGCTGCTGGCGATCCTGGCCGTGCTGATCTGCGGGTTCGTGGCGCTGGGGGCGGTGTGGACGTGA
- the aceB gene encoding malate synthase A: protein MSAPAPSTLAIVDAEPLPRQDEVLTDAALAFVAELHRQFTPRRNELLARRTERRAEIARTSTLDFLPETAAVRADDSWKVAPAPAALNDRRVEITGPTDRKMTINALNSGARIWLADFEDASAPTWENVILGQLNLTDAYERRIDFTDPKSGKSYALKPADELATVVTRPRGWHLDERHLQLDGVPVPGALVDFGLYFFHNAQRLIDLGKGPYFYLPKTESHLEARLWNDIFVFAQEYVGIPRGTVRATVLIETITAAYEMEEILYELRDHASGLNAGRWDYLFSIVKNFRDGGAKFVLPDRNAVTMTAPFMRAYTELLVRTCHKRGAHAIGGMAAFIPSRRDAEVNKVAFEKVKADKDREANDGFDGSWVAHPDLVPIALASFDAVLGEKPNQKDRLREDVSVAASDLIAIDTLDAKPTYEGLRNAVAVGIRYIEAWLRGLGAVAIFNLMEDAATAEISRSQIWQWINADVVFENGEHATAELARKVAAEELAAIRAEIGDEAFTAGTWQQAHDLLLQVSLDQDYADFLTLPAYEQLR, encoded by the coding sequence ATGTCCGCACCAGCGCCGTCCACGCTGGCCATCGTCGATGCCGAGCCCCTGCCCCGGCAGGATGAGGTCCTGACCGACGCGGCCCTCGCGTTCGTGGCCGAGCTGCACCGGCAGTTCACACCGCGCCGCAATGAGCTGCTCGCCCGGCGCACCGAGCGCCGCGCCGAGATCGCCCGTACCTCCACGCTGGACTTCCTGCCGGAGACGGCGGCGGTCCGCGCGGACGACTCCTGGAAGGTCGCCCCGGCCCCGGCCGCGCTGAACGACCGCCGGGTGGAGATCACCGGTCCGACCGACCGCAAGATGACGATCAACGCGCTCAACTCGGGCGCCCGCATCTGGCTCGCCGACTTCGAGGACGCCTCCGCTCCCACCTGGGAGAACGTGATCCTCGGCCAGCTCAACCTGACCGACGCCTACGAGCGCCGCATCGACTTCACCGACCCGAAGTCCGGCAAGTCGTACGCGCTGAAGCCCGCCGACGAGCTGGCCACCGTCGTCACCCGCCCGCGCGGCTGGCACCTGGACGAGCGCCACCTCCAGCTGGACGGCGTCCCCGTGCCGGGCGCGCTGGTCGACTTCGGCCTGTACTTCTTCCACAACGCGCAGCGTCTGATCGACCTCGGCAAGGGCCCGTACTTCTACCTCCCCAAGACGGAGTCGCACCTGGAGGCCCGCCTCTGGAACGACATCTTCGTCTTCGCCCAGGAGTACGTCGGCATCCCGCGGGGCACGGTCCGCGCGACGGTCCTGATCGAGACGATCACCGCCGCGTACGAGATGGAGGAGATCCTCTACGAGCTGCGCGACCACGCCTCCGGGCTGAACGCGGGCCGCTGGGACTACCTGTTCTCCATCGTCAAGAACTTCCGCGACGGCGGAGCCAAGTTCGTCCTGCCGGACCGGAACGCGGTGACGATGACCGCCCCGTTCATGCGGGCGTACACCGAACTCCTGGTCCGCACCTGCCACAAGCGCGGCGCGCACGCGATCGGCGGCATGGCGGCCTTCATCCCCTCGCGCCGTGACGCCGAGGTCAACAAGGTGGCCTTCGAGAAGGTCAAGGCCGACAAGGACCGCGAGGCGAACGACGGCTTCGACGGCTCCTGGGTCGCCCACCCCGATCTGGTCCCGATCGCCCTGGCCTCCTTCGACGCGGTCCTCGGCGAGAAGCCCAACCAGAAGGACCGGCTGCGCGAGGACGTCTCGGTGGCGGCGAGCGACCTGATCGCCATCGACACCCTCGACGCCAAGCCCACGTACGAGGGCCTGCGCAACGCCGTCGCGGTCGGCATCCGCTACATCGAGGCCTGGCTGCGCGGCCTGGGCGCGGTCGCCATCTTCAACCTGATGGAGGACGCGGCCACCGCCGAGATCTCCCGCTCCCAGATCTGGCAGTGGATCAACGCGGACGTGGTCTTCGAGAACGGCGAGCACGCCACCGCGGAGCTGGCCCGCAAGGTCGCCGCCGAGGAACTGGCCGCGATCCGCGCGGAGATCGGCGACGAGGCCTTCACCGCCGGCACGTGGCAGCAGGCCCACGACCTCCTGCTCCAGGTCTCCCTGGACCAGGACTACGCGGACTTCCTGACGCTGCCGGCGTACGAGCAGCTGCGCTGA